A stretch of DNA from Pongo abelii isolate AG06213 chromosome 10, NHGRI_mPonAbe1-v2.0_pri, whole genome shotgun sequence:
cccaggctggtctcgaactcctgagttccagcgatcctcctgttGTGGCCTCcctaagcactgggattacaggtgtgaaccaccatgcctcgcgCAGCCCTCTTTCTGTTAGTTTGAGGGAGACAGCATAAAAAGAAACTCATAGAAATCTATGGAACTTGGAAATAACTCCAGTGATAAAGACACTATCTTGCTTTCTTACCACTTAAACTGGATGGAAAAGTCATGTATAACTATCTTGATTTACCTGCTATGCCCTCTTAGAAGGAAAGAGCTCCCAtggaaattttttcttaaatatgggGAAAAATAGAAGCGGTTCCAGCTATTCTATATTCTGATAGGATCCCACGCTTCACTATACCATGCAATTGTGAGGttaatgtgtttatatatatgttttgggaTAGAGATGTTGGAATCTTTTGTGATTCCAGAAAATCAGGAACACagacttgattttaaaaatagtgacCAATAACCTAGAATTCTAATTCTAAAGTAAAATTTgatctttgcatttttctttttcccccaagcCCCTTATTCCATGGGAACTATCTTCCTTTGACTCTGCTTCTTCAAGTTATTTCCTCTGGTCTTCCAAACTAAGGGATTCTCTAGGGATCTGAACTATATAAAGGCTAAAATCAGAGAATCATAGCGCCTCAGGATTAGAAGGGATTCCAGCATTTTAATCCCCTCTGCAGTATCTCTACTAAGTGATCTACATATAATTGAACATATTTTGTGACAGCTTCCACCCAGTGGTCCTACTTCTCCCTTTGGGCCACATGGAATAAATGTAATCCCTCTTTTAATGAATACTCTTGAAGACTGCAATTTGTTCACACTAAATCTCTTTTCCAACCAAAATttcctcaatttctttcttttttttgagacaaagtctcactctgtcgcccaggctggaatgcagtggcacgatctcggctcagtgcaacctgtgcctcccgggttcaagcgatcctcctgtctcagcctcctgagtagctgggattacaggcgtgcaccgccacgcctggctaagttttgtatttttagtaaagacggggtttcaccatgttggtcaggctggtcttgtgatctgcttgccttggcctctcaaagtgctgggattatgggtgtgagccactgcgcctggcccgttttgtttgtttgtttgttttaagagatagggtctctgggccaggcatggtggctcacgcctgtaatcccagccctttgggaggccgaggcgggcagatcatgaggttaggagatcgagaccatcctggctaacacggtgaaaccccatctctactaaaaatacaaaaaaattagccaggtgtggtggtggtcgcctgtagtcccagctactcggaaggctgaggcaggaaaatggcgtgaacctgggaggcggagcttgcagtgagctgagattgtgccactgcacgccagcctgggcgacagcgagactctgtctcaaaaaaaaaaaagaaagaaaagagggtctcactctgtcacccaggctggagcacagtggtgcaatcatagctcactgactgcagccttgaactcttgggttcaagcaatcttcctgcttcagcctcccgagtagctaggactacaggcatgcaccaccatgcctgaccaatctttaaaactgtttttgtaacATGGAGGTCCTgctattgccaaggctggtcttgaactcctgtaatcctcccaccttggcctcccaaagtgctgggattacaagcatgagccaatgTGCTTGGCCActtgatttctttaaaagttcCTGAAGTGACATAGTTTATAGTTCTTTCACCGTCCTGGTTGATCACCTTTGAAACACAGTAGGAACATCCTTCTTTATCTTTAATGCTTTGAATAATAGTAGAAAGCTActtaaaggcaaaaaccacatatATTGAAACAAAGAAGAGTGGaaatttgataaatgtttattgactTGCTGATTCAAAAAAACAGTGCAGCTGAGAAGTCTGATCAGCTCAGAAAAGAGTGGGATTTGGCAACAAATATGTTATCCAACAAAATCTGAGTAATTTATCACCTTTTAACATCttcaacatatttataatataaatatttttaaaaaaacagattattAAACGAATACTCCCCTGGAAGAACAAGAGGACTAATTTTTGGTGACGACAGACTTGTGCTGATCCATCATCTGGAACTCCTAAAGACCTGAATGGCTGACTGGGATTAGTGACTACTATCTGATTTTACTGGTTTTACTCTACTAAGCCCATGATTTTGTGTTTTAACCAATTAAGAAAACTATCccaaagcacaataaaaatagccTAGGTCTGAATACCACCAGTTTTTTGGCAACAGTCCTGCTTCTTGCCTTTTTCTCATCCTCATCTGCAGCTTTCTTGAATTCATGTTCAAAGGAGCTAGCTAGTTCATTGAAGAGTCCCACCTCCTCACAGTTCTTCAGGAATCTAGTTGGGGTAGGAGTTTGATCTGTAgacatgaaagaaaaggaaactgttttagttttgatttgaaaTTAAAACTTGATATTAAATAGTATGTAGAGAATGCATTTGTACTTTTTGATTTGGAGAGAGAGTCTTTGTGTTAGGGCAAATTTGCTTTAATGGAGCTCTAGTAGGCGAAGGCTGGTGGTAGGCCACCAGAGGGTGTCTGTGTTGTGTTGCCTCAAAGCCAGCAGAGGGAAAACTTAACAGTATTTTGTTGTGTGACTATCCACGTACCCACTTTTCTCTCAGTGCTAGTTTTACCTCGTTTACCTCCAACCAAACCAAACCACCCACACAGGTGACACAGTTTTGTGAAACCTCTAGATATGAAAACCAAGTATAGTTaagcaatattttcttttgtaaacttaCTCCCTGCTAGGTCTGAAGTGAGCAGAAAAAGCAGATGGATGTTAAAATCTGATGAgaagaaactgaggatcagaTAGTTGAGTTTGCTGACTAACGCTACCAAGTAAGAAATAGTGCCTTGTCTTTCAGTGGTCACTGAGGTAATAATGGTCTGTTACCTTCTGAAGGATTCCAGGCAAATCTAGGGGCTGAGGAGTAAGACAGCAAGATCatgagctggaaaaggaaactgtAAACAATAGACCTAATTTCACAGAGACCTAGGCCCAGAGCAAGTTCCTGAAACCAGGGTATTCAGATTTAGATTTGCCAGCCAAAATATGCCCACAGGGGCTGCATGAATCTCTCCTCAACACAGTGCCTCTGCCCTTCTGAAGAGAAAGACTCTTGGTAACCCATGGGAACTTTTTAAGCAACTTGAATTTGACATTCTCCCTCCCAATCCTGCTTTTGTAGACCTGAATCTTGTTCACAGATCCTAACTCTATTACGATGGCTTTCCTTGGCATGCTACTTCAGGGATTCATCTCATACCCCACACCGCTAGAATGAATGACAGAAATACAGAACAAtgtttaaatgatattttaaggAGTGAGACCTGGGGTTAAAATCACcccttcttggctgggcgcagtggctcatgcctgtaatcccagtcctttgggaggctgagatgggtgtatcacttgagg
This window harbors:
- the ATF7 gene encoding cyclic AMP-dependent transcription factor ATF-7 isoform X6, with protein sequence MGDDRPFVCNAPGCGQRFTNEDHLAVHKHKHEMTLKFGPARTDSVIIADQTPTPTRFLKNCEEVGLFNELASSFEHEFKKAADEDEKKARSRTVAKKLVVFRPRLFLLCFGIVFLIG